One stretch of Podospora bellae-mahoneyi strain CBS 112042 chromosome 2, whole genome shotgun sequence DNA includes these proteins:
- a CDS encoding hypothetical protein (EggNog:ENOG503P76H; COG:S): MSSLHFLAILSPKPDRVARVEEIAESVSNYVKENEPGVLQYQWFRTGTEEKPKIVVWEQYADQAAVDIHKSSSKLAWLIATEGKESNMQEPIEVLPLEPFAGWAPQS, translated from the exons ATGTCCTCTCTTCACTTCCTCGCCATTTTGTCTCCCAAACCAGACAGGGTGGCGCGG GTAGAAGAGATAGCAGAATCTGTCTCCAACTATGTCAAAGAAAATGAGCCCGGGGTGCTGCAGTACCAATGGTTCCGAACTGGGACTgaggagaagcccaagatAGTTGTGTGGGAACA ATATGCCGATCAAGCTGCGGTCGATATTCACAAATCGAGTTCGAAGCTGGCGTGGTTGATTGCGACTGAAGGGAAGGAGAGCAATATGCAGGAGCCGATTGAGGTTCTGCCACTCGAGCCATTTGCTGGGTGGGCACCTCAAAGCTAG
- a CDS encoding hypothetical protein (COG:A; EggNog:ENOG503NVU3) — protein MSDNEYDDDVFDHLELDDDDVFDDIDEDELVALERPAKRVKTEASEVERNPALGDSHSALAERILSNQLGFKALRHEQAAAIQHILKGDNVLVIFPTGAGKSLCYQIPSIAFPELDGPEGAREPAETGVTIVVSPLVALMKDQVDVLKKRGIPAESIDSSKTWEELQDIPCSGMITVTDLVLRIRATEQRGLHRNRQTDSWRHPACRLSHGYGYSKVAEDICKAFSIQPAYVFRTTPYRPNFEFLAKTVCKEYNRDISVSLDIMRGFHVKSESDKRFEELFRFLRANPGPTLIYVAMQQQSEIHAKVLAAQGFKAAPFHAGLKTEVKQRIQDDFLSGKVDINSQVCVTIAFGMGIDKPDIRNVVHWDLSNTVEEYSQQIGRAGWDGKPSKCMFYLAPSAFYLREVFARGDLPSRSSLAGLVFDIFKEALEVPVGGVFKTNHCRQQKDFDIRPSTVSIIYATLELHFGFIRATTSEYSTYKFEAMPPVIDAIYKNAKKKLKWYDLDVNEAASYKNTGLTRGDIVAKLNQLDQQGHIRLKASGLMNRYIVQKALPRTHKDKEKVVDKLYKDSTDREKDALQRCKEVMSLITGSKCFALSLAQHFGMGLPKDKEKQTNPAPQTHCDANDGFKHSKGPRSYNARDDPRFLARVAYGIRSPRVTALKLDKSPVFRSLAHHDFEALLAEFTKACEKKINK, from the exons ATGTCAGATAACGAGTACGACGACGATGTTTTTGACCATCTTGAacttgacgatgatgatgtgtttGACGACATCGACGAAGACGAGCTTGTGGCCCTCGAGCGACCTGCAAAACGGGTCAAGACCGAAGCATCAGAGGTCGAAAGGAATCCAGCGCTTGGCGATAGTCACAGTGCACTGGCCGAACGGATTCTTTCCAACCAGCTTGGCTTCAAGGCGTTGCGGCACGAGCAGGCAGCCGCCATTCAGCATATTCTGAAAGGCGATAATGTCCTCGTCATTTTCCCCACGGGCGCAGGCAAGTCGTTGTGCTATCAAATCCCCTCCATTGCCTTCCCCGAGCTGGACGGCCCAGAGGGCGCACGAGAGCCAGCCGAGACAGGCGTGACCATTGTGGTCTCACCTCTGGTCGCCTTGATGAAAGATCAGGTCGATGTCCTCAAGAAACGCGGCATCCCGGCCGAAAGCATTGATTCAAGCAAGACTTGGGAAGAACTTCAAGATATACCGTGCTCTGGCATGATCACAGTTACGGATCTTGTACTGCGCATCAGAGCGACTGAACAACGAGGGCTTCATCGAAACCGTCAAACGGACTCCTGGCGGCATCC GGCGTGTCGTTTGTCTCACGGCTACGGCTACTccaaggttgccgaggacATTTGCAAGGCATTCTCAATACAGCCAGCATATGTCTTCCGAACAACACCATACAGACCAAA TTTTGAATTCCTAGCCAAAACTGTTTGCAAAGAGTACAACCGGGATATCAGTGTCTCCCTAGATATCATGCGAGGCTTTCATGTCAAGTCGGAGAGCGACAAGCGCTTTGAAGAATTGTTCAGGTTTCTGCGTGCCAACCCAGGGCCGACTCTCATTTATGTCGCCATGCAGCAGCAATCCGAGATCCACGCCAAAGTGTTGGCTGCGCAGGGCTTCAAGGCCGCGCCTTTCCACGCCGGGCTCAAGACCGAAGTCAAACAACGGATCCAAGACGACTTCCTCTCTGGAAAAGTTGACATT AACTCTCAGGTCTGTGTCACGATTGCATTCGGCATGGGCATCGACAAACCAGATATAAGGAACGTGGTTCACTGGGACTTGTCTAACACAGTCGAAGAATACAGCCAGCAGATTGGGCGTGCAGGATGGGACGGAAAACCGAGCAAATGTATGTTCTATCTTGCTCCTAGCGCCTTCTACCTGCGCGAGGTCTTTGCTCGCGGTGACCTCCCGTCAAGAAGCTCGCTGGCCGGGTTGGTTTTTGATATCTTCAAGGAAGCTTTAGAGGTCCCTGTCGGGGGTGTCTTCAAGACCAATCACTGTCGGCAGCAAAAGGACTTTGATATACGACCAAGTACCGTCAGCATCATCTACGCCACCTTGGAGCTCCATTTCGGCTTCATTCGAGCTACGACCTCGGAGTATTCAACCTACAAGTTTGAGGCTATGCC TCCCGTCATCGACGCCATCTACAAGaacgccaagaagaagctcaagtgGTACGATCTTGATGTTAACGAAGCTGCGTCGTACAAGAACACAGGCTTGACCCGTGGCGACATCGTGGCCAAGCTGAACCAGCTTGATCAACAGGGCCACATTAGACTGAAAGCGAGCGGCCTAATGAACCGCTACATTGTCCAAAAAGCCTTGCCCAGGACACACAaggacaaagaaaaggtgGTTGACAAGTTGTACAAGGATTCGACAGATCGAGAAAAAGATGCCCTGCAACGATGCAAGGAGGTCATGAGTTTGATCACCGGCTCCAAGTGTTTTGCCTTGTCTCTGGCACAACACTTTGGTATGGGCCTGCCCAAAGACAAGGAAAA GCAAACCAATCCAGCCCCCCAAACTCACTGTGACGCCAACGATGGCTTCAAGCATTCAAAAGGTCCTCGAAGCTACAATGCCAGAGATGACCCACGCTTCCTCGCGCGCGTGGCGTATGGTATTCGAAGCCCCCGGGTGACGGCGTTGAAACTGGACAAGAGCCCGGTGTTTCGTTCATTGGCTCATCACGATTTTGAA GCGCTGTTGGCTGAGTTTACCAAGGCTTGTGAGAAGAAGATTAATAAATGA
- a CDS encoding hypothetical protein (COG:G; EggNog:ENOG503NU7U), producing MGAAAEVSGADRDIPTTESDSVTNEKAVFKNTDSDAVESAGWDETATKKLIRKIDVTLIPFLALLYLLSFLDRTNIGNARLDTLERDLKLDSARLQYNDALAIFFPFYVAAEVPSNMAMKRFRPSIWIPSIMVAWGICTTLMGIVHNYAGLMAVRAVLGIAEGGLFPGITYYITMWYRRHECGLRMAIFFSAATAAGAFGGLLARGIVEMRGVGGLSGWQWIFILEGILTVIIAIVAYFVMQDYPSTAKFLTEEERAEVSARLKRDRSSLADEFDMKYFWAALKDWKIWVHMFITIGVYTGLYSYSLFLPTIINDLGTATSPEMAQLMTVPPYIVACLFCIGAGWHADRRGERGIYMIGFMIMAIVGLICLIATPNAGVRYFGCFLLASGIYPNVPQGVAWNGNNIGGSLKRGVGIAMHVGFGNLGGTISAYLFLTKDRPRYYPGFATLLACQVMAATLSLFMTIYLRRENARRDREYKPPSEYTEEEKVAEREKGDNASFFRYTI from the exons ATGGGTGCCGCCGCAGAGGTCTCCGGCGCCGACCGGGATATTCCCACCACCGAGTCCGACAGCGTCACCAACGAGAAGGCCGTCTTCAAGAACACCGACAGCGATGCTGTCGAGAGCGCCGGCTGGGACGAGACGGccaccaagaagctcatccGCAAGATCGACGTCACGCTGATCCCCTTCCTGGCTCTTCTCTATCTGCTCTCCTTCCTGGACCGTACCAACATCGGCAATGCCCGTCTCGACACCCTCGAGAGGGATCTCAAGCTCGACTCAGCCCGCCTCCAGTACAACGAtgccctcgccatcttcttccccttctacGTGGCCGCCGAGGTCCCCTCCAACATGGCCATGAAGCGTTTCCGCCCCTCGATCTGGATTCCCAGCATCATGGTCGCCTGGGGTATCTGCACGACGCTTATGGGTATTGTGCACAACTATGCCGGCCTCATGGCCGTCCGTGCCGTCTTGGGTATCGCCGAGGGTGGTTTGTTCCCCGGTATCACCTACTA catcaccatgtGGTATCGTCGCCACGAGTGCGGTCTCCGCATGGCCATTTTCTTCTCGGCTGCCACCGCTGCCGGTGCTTTCGGCGGTCTTTTGGCTCGCGGTATCGTTGAGATGAGAGGCGTCGGTGGTCTCTCTGGCTGGCAGTGGatcttcatcctcgaggGTATCCTCaccgtcatcatcgccatTGTTGCCTACTTCGTCATGCAGGACTACCCCTCCACAGCCAAGTTCctcaccgaggaggagcgtgCCGAAGTCAGCGCCCGTCTCAAGCGCGATCGGTCCTCGCTGGCCGACGAGTTCGACATGAAATACTTCTGGGCCGCTCTCAAGGACTGGAAAATCTGGGTGCACATGTTCATCACCATTGGTGTCTACACCGGTCTCTACTCGTACTcgctcttcctccccaccatcatcaacgatctcggcaccgccacctcccccgagaTGGCCCAGCTCATGACTGTTCCTCCCTACATTGTAGCCTGCTTGTTCTGCATTGGCGCCGGCTGGCACGCTGACAGGCGTGGTGAGCGCGGCATCTACATGATTGGATTCATGATCATGGC CATCGTTGGACTGATTTGCTTGATTGCGACGCCGAATGCCGGTGTCCGCTACTTTGgctgcttcctcctcgcctcgggTATCTACCCCAATGTCCCCCAGGGTGTCGCGTGGAACGGCAACAACATTGGCGGTTCCCTCAAGCGCGGTGTTGGCATTGCCATGCACGTCGGCTTTGGCAACCTGGGCGGTACCATTTCTGCCTACCTCTTCTTGACCAAGGACCGCCCCCGCTACTACCCCGGCTTCGCCACTCTTCTCGCCTGCCAGGTCATGGCTGCCACTCTGTCCCTCTTCATGACCATCTACTTGCGTCGGGAGAACGCCCGCCGTGACCGCGAGTACAAGCCTCCAAGCGAGTAcaccgaggaggaaaaggttgccgagagggagaagggcgaCAACGCTAGCTTTTTCCGCTACACCATTTAA
- a CDS encoding hypothetical protein (COG:S; EggNog:ENOG503NXIV), which produces MRSHWVFPLYFTALAASTPKPDHKPESISYITLEEHWASPPLYSYFPTVRSPLPPPVLSATLVSLQEVGPVRLASMKNNSISLQLFSRIKPCPANFRGFCVLPMALPAEAASQLKTCVQEYGFVGALIDAYVVQPSGDKYQFYEGREYDEFWLTVQELDVPVYLHPSLPSLDEVFTPGEL; this is translated from the exons ATGAGATCCCACTGGGTCTTTCCCCTCTACTTTACCGCTCTCGCGGCCAGTACCCCGAAGCCCGACCACAAACCCGAATCGATCAGCTACATCACACTCGAGGAGCATTGggcctctccccctctctaCTCCTACTTCCCTACCGTCCGCTCGCCGCTGCCCCCGCCTGTTCTCAGTGCAACCCTTGTCAGTCTCCAAGAAGTCGGTCCAGTTCGTCTCGCATCCATGAAGAACAACTCCATCTCTCT CCAGCTATTCTCCCGCATCAAACCCTGCCCTGCCAATTTCAGGGGTTTCTGCGTGCTCCCAATGGCCCTTCCTGCTGAAGCGGCCAGCCAGCTGAAGACATGTGTTCAGGAGTATGGCTTTGTTGGCGCCTTGATTGACGCATATGTTGTTCAGCCTTCCGGCGACAAGTATCAGTTTTATGAAGGAAGGGAATATGATGAATTCTGGCTAACCGTTCAGGAGCTGGACGTTCCGGTATATCTGCATCCTTCCTTACCGTCGTTAGATGAGGTGTTTACTCCTGGGGAACTGTAA
- a CDS encoding hypothetical protein (COG:S; EggNog:ENOG503NXIV), which produces MVPSYLWRSNAVLSRGRPTSLRDVWRNNIWVAISAVWDLDAMRMVLAVTDVRRVMYAVDYPFGSNAEGKAFMEELRKSKLVSEKEFKGIANGNAKAFLRLK; this is translated from the coding sequence ATGGTGCCATCCTATCTGTGGAGGTCAAACGCGGTGTTGAGCAGAGGCAGGCCGACGTCCTTGAGAGATGTATGGAGAAACAATATATGGGTGGCGATCAGTGCCGTGTGGGATTTAGACGCTATGAGGATGGTGCTTGCTGTGACGGATGTGAGGAGGGTCATGTATGCCGTTGACTACCCGTTTGGCAGCAATGCTGAGGGCAAGGCCTTTATGGAAGAGCTGCGCAAGAGCAAACTGGTGAGCGAGAAGGAATTCAAGGGCATTGCGAATGGAAATGCCAAGGCGTTTTTGCGCTTGAAGTGA
- a CDS encoding hypothetical protein (EggNog:ENOG503PADF) has product MGLPTKRSTPQPYEDYSQVLNFVIWVLAGYATIFIFLRLWGKYYRGRRLWWDDYLLIFSWLALILGCIFQTVDTTLGFGRSQHAIPLENIENSRLLATIAGFFLILAAAWSKTSFGLTLVRLTRTDGFLKRLVWFAIWTTNIFIAGSCIVQWAHCWPPDRIWRQEVPGGKCLPLGLMNGYNMFVAAYSGAVDVMLALLPCKIFWPLMMRRKEKIGITIAMGMGVL; this is encoded by the exons ATGGGTCTTCCAACAAAACGATCAACTCCACAGCCATATGAAGACTACAGCCAAGTCCTCAATTTTGTGATATGGGTACTCGCAGGCTACGCTACAATTTTCATCTTCCTCCGTCTCTGGGGGAAGTACTATCGTGGCCGGCGTCTCTGGTGGGACGACTATCTGCTCATTTTCTCCTGGCTCGCTCTCATACTAGGCTGCATTTTCCAGACCGTCGACACCACATTGGGGTTTGGTCGATCTCAGCATGCCATCCCCCTTGAGAACATCGAGAACAGCAGGCTCTTGGCTACGATAGCTGGATTCTTCCTCATTCTGGCCGCAGCGTGGTCCAAGACGTCCTTTGGGCTCACTTTGGTCAGATTAACGAGAACAGACGGATTTCTCAAGAGGCTGGTGTGGTTTGCGATATGGACAACCAACATTTTTATAGCCGGGAGCTGTATCGTACAATGGGCACACTGTTGGCCTCCGGATCGGATCTGGAGACAGGAGGTGCCAGGGGGGAAATGCCTGCCACTGGGCCTTATGAATGGTTATAATATGTTTGTTGCCG CCTACTCCGGTGCAGTCGATGTCATGCTCGCCTTATTGCCATGCAAAATCTTTTGgcccttgatgatgaggaggaaggagaagatcgGGATCACTATCgcgatgggaatgggggttTTGTGA
- a CDS encoding hypothetical protein (MEROPS:MER0043003; EggNog:ENOG503P498; COG:S), with translation MTAARRQVGHVAILGYEPINVTVAPHSSHLTPHFGFHLVSRHVQRPSCCRLAPCTPYFRVALVKMASTATPVDLNLPHGAPPGAPPGFTDHTFVSENGVKLSVRVWPADPPVEEPAPFVIWTHGGGWLGGAHFAPLPWLSPGFRARGYHLVSHNYRLAPQARIDDQLSDCLESVSWLRSNLPSLLGEDKVDVDRYVLVGESAGGHLVTLMAAHLSPPPKAVVDVYGLVDFLSIPHFCDSVQFEPWKPDNPAPWKGEFTDAELDAFLEDRNPENLLTDALAWNEQEVLTEQQIQQYWATDFKYNRRIRLQAELHMRRSLNFDMEGLRKGVMHREKFKTQEDFVAFLEDMSPYRVLRKDQKGTYPPTAFMHGSGDEAVHIDQSYRMAELLKSRGVPVLECYEEGEPHVYDLKYISRNINGWETYVQPVLDFVDSHVGHESKG, from the exons atgacagcagcaagacggCAAGTAGGTCACGTGGCCATTCTCGGGTATGAGCCCATCAATGTCACCGTCGCCCCTCACTCGAGCCATCTAACCCCTCATTTCGGATTTCATCTTGTTTCCCGTCACGTTCAACGCCCAAGCTGCTGCCGACTTGCACCTTGCACACCATACTTTCGCGTAGCTCTGGTGAAAATGGCGTCGACTGCCACCCCTGTTGATCTCAACCTGCCCCATGGCGCACCTCCTGGCGCACCTCCTGGCTTCACTGATCACACATTCGTGTCTGAGAATGGTGTCAAGTTGTCTGTAAGGGTATGGCCAGCAGATCCACCTGTTGAGGAGCCTGCTCCGTTTGTGATATG GACTCACGGAGGCGGTTGGTTGGGCGGTGCTC ACTTCGCCCCTCTGCCCTGGCTCAGTCCTGGATTTCGAGCCAGAGGTTACCACTTGGTCTCCCACAACTACCGATTAGCCCCGCAAGCCAGAATCGATGACCAGTTGTCCGACTGCCTGGAGTCTGTTTCTTGGCTTCGGTCAAatcttccttctcttctcggcGAGGACAAAGTCGATGTGGACAGATACGTTCTTGTCGGTGAATCTGCCGGCGGCCACCTGGTCACGCTGATGGCCGCCCATctatctcctcctcccaaagCAGTGGTTGACGTCTATGGCTTGGTGGACTTTCTGTCCATCCCGCATTTTTGTGACAGCGTTCAATTCGAACCGTGGAAGCCTGACAACCCCGCACCATGGAAAGGAGAGTTCACTGACGCCGAGCTCGACGCTTTCCTCGAGGATAGAAACCCAGAGAATCTGTTGACAGATGCACTAGCCTGGAACGAGCAAGAAGTTCTCACGGAACAACAAATACAACAGTACTGGGCCACTGATTTCAAGTACAACAGACGCATCAGACTGCAGGCCGAGCTGCACATGAGAAGATCATTGAACTTTGACATGGAGGGACTGAGAAAAGGAGTGATGCATCGAGAGAAGTTCAAAACTCAAGAGGACTTTGTCGCATTTCTGGAAGACATGTCTCCGTacagggtgttgaggaaggatCAGAAAGGAACATACCCGCCGACAGCGTTCATGCATGGGAGCGGGGATGAGGCCGTGCACATTGATCAGAGTTACCGGATGGCAGAGCTGTTGAAGAGCAGAGGGGTTCCTGTGCTGGAGTGTTACGAAGAAGGGGAGCCACATGTCTATGATCTCAAGTATATT AGTCGCAACATCAACGGCTGGGAAACGTACGTTCAACCCGTACTCGATTTTGTTGACAGCCATGTGGGCCATGAAAGCAAAGGCTAG
- the cip2 gene encoding carbohydrate-binding module 1 (CAZy:CE15; EggNog:ENOG503NXFY; COG:G): MVALGLATREHYPMGESISTDKEKGKSITLSELLSFTMVSQTVVSSLLVVLGAAGVRAQQRQSLWGQCGGSGWSGPTICVDGAWCNPQNQWYHQCIPGSGPSTAQPQVPTTTARPTTTLVTSVVSSTTSPSGPVVTNPPVNPGTCPSTPSGLGTPVANQLNDPFTFHNGNKVTSKADWACRQREISELLQRYELGTLPPKPSSVTASFSGSTLSISVSEGGKSISFTVSINNRPSGAGPHPAIINFGTFGASLPVPAGVATINFNNDDIAQQQGGSSRGRGKFYDLYGSSHSAGALTAWAWGVSRIVDALELTQAQTGIDPTRLGVTGCSRNGKGAIVAGALEPRIALTLPQESGAGGSGCWRIATWQKNNGQNVQDSTQIVQENVWFSPNFNSYVNNVNQLPFDHHLLAGLIAPRALYVMENVDMEWLGKISTYGCMGIARKQWEALGVLDNFGYSQVGGNSHCSFPSSQQGSELNAFIDKFLLKRSGGNTNIFRSTQTHSSFNLNNWSPWAVPSLN; the protein is encoded by the exons ATGGTGGCTCTTGGCCTGGCTACCAGGGAACACTACCCCATGGGGGAGTCCATTTCAA cggacaaggagaagggaaaaTCGATCACACTTTCCGAACTATTGTCTTTCACCATGGTCTCGCAGACAGTTGTTTCCTCCCTCCTGGTCGTCCTCGGCGCCGCCGGCGTCAGGGCCCAACAACGCCAGAGTCTCTGGGGACAGTGCGGTGGTTCCGGCTGGAGCGGCCCTACAATCTGTGTTGACGGCGCGTGGtgcaacccccaaaaccaatgGTATCACCAATGCATTCCAGGCAGCGGTCCTTCCACGGCCCAGCCTCAGGTGCCTACCACCACTGccagaccaacaacaacgctCGTCACATCTGTtgtttcctccaccacctccccgtcGGGTCCTGTGGTGACGAATCCTCCCGTGAACCCTGGTACTTGCCCAAGCACACCGTCGGGCCTAGGAACACCAGTGGCCAACCAGCTCAACGACCCCTTCACCTTTCACAACGGAAACAAGGTCACCAGCAAGGCAGACTGGGCCTGCCGCCAGAGGGAAATCTCTGAGCTTCTCCAACGCTATGAGCTCGGAactctcccccccaagcccagCAGCGTGACGGCCTCCTTTTCAGGAAGCACGCTTTCCATCTCGGTCTCTGAGGGCGGCAAGTCCATTTCCTTCACCGTCTCCATCAACAACCGTCCTTCCGGGGCGGGTCCGCACCCGGCCATTATCAACTTTGGCACCTTTGGCGCGTCCCTCCCTGTCCCTGCTGGCGTGGCCACCATCAACTTCAATAACGACGACATtgcccagcagcagggcGGCTCTTCCCGCGGCCGTGGTAAGTTCTACGACCTGTACGGGTCCAGCCACTCGGCCGGTGCGCTCACCGCATGGGCCTGGGGTGTCTCCCGCATTGTCGACGCGCTCGAGCTCACCCAGGCTCAGACTGGCATTGACCCTACCCGCCTCGGTGTCACCGGCTGCTCGCGCAACGGAAAGGGTGCTATCGTGGCCGGTGCCCTCGAACCCAGAATCGCCCTCACCTTGCCCCAGGAATCAGGCGCTGGCGGCTCGGGCTGCTGGAGAATTGCCACATGGCAGAAGAACAACGGGCAGAATGTCCAGGATTCCACCCAGATCGTCCAGGAGAACGTCTGGTTCTCGCCCAACTTCAACAGCTACGTCAACAACGTTAACCAACTTCCTTTTGATCACCACTTGCTCGCTGGTCTGATTGCCCCCCGCGCCCTCTACGTCATGGAGAACGTGGATATGGAGTGGCTTGGTAAGATCTCGACCTACGGCTGCATGGGAATTGCCCGGAAGCAGTGGGAGGCTCTCGGTGTGCTGGACAACTTTGGCTACTCTCAGGTCGGCGGCAACAGCCACTGCAGCTTCCCGTCCAGTCAGCAAGGCAGCGAACTTAATGCCTTCATTGACAAGTTCTTGCTCAAGAGGAGCGGaggcaacaccaacatcttcAGAAGCACTCAGACTCACTCGAGCTTCAATCTCAACAACTGGAGCCCGTGGGCTGTTCCCTCTCTGAACTAG
- a CDS encoding hypothetical protein (EggNog:ENOG503PBKZ): MNSPRSSSPPGARLRHNPIHSLSLRYLLIVPILLAIATAVVFLQHSDTNIYMLYSQCYARSRIPWLSHIPLLGTPSCFLVSFFGEAAASLRSSAILSVIFAFLAGLLTVSTVEAARICNAPSILIAYPTGLWLIFDLIGGAFVWELIIIPAFFHRSREIITSRRQDLPTSDVPSADPAFDETMRHLTKTSETIAIPFAVAFGFVAPSILMLAYTSPVTVLIWLLFPLWTTFLRQSARKLTTLSLVKLNGSWQETLHLESSTLGMVRVYLLPILCSFASHIFLLWTLSQPDDRKEMTRSTLKFITIDAFFVGLTVLYWILVEAGWRVAAMMVFTSVALGPGAGVCLGWVYREATLNLAGASGSGVTVVAVGAGPGRREEGGEPGEGTPLLR, encoded by the coding sequence ATGAACAGCCCGCGGTCGTCATCCCCGCCAGGGGCCAGGCTACGAcacaaccccatccacaGCCTATCCCTCCGCTACCTTCTTATTGTGCCCATCCTCTTGGCCATAGCAACCGCCGTTGTCTTCTTGCAACACTCGGATACCAACATCTATATGCTCTACTCACAATGCTATGCCCGTTCCCGCATCCCGTGGCTCAGTCATATTCCTCTGCTCGGAACTCCATCCTGCTTTCTTGTCTCCTTCTTTGGTGAAGCCGCGGCTTCTCTCCGCAGCTCGGCCATTCTCTCCGTCATCTTTgccttcctcgccggcctcctcACTGTGTCGACTGTCGAGGCAGCCAGGATATGCAATGCCCCTTCGATCTTGATCGCCTACCCAACTGGCTTGTGGCTCATCTTCGACCTCATCGGTGGCGCCTTTGTTTGggagctcatcatcatcccggCCTTCTTCCACCGCAGCCGCGAAATCATCACGTCCCGTCGCCAGGACCTTCCTACTTCTGACGTCCCCTCAGCCGATCCGGCATTTGATGAAACCATGCGCCACCTGACCAAGACTTCTGAGaccatcgccatcccctTTGCCGTGGCCTTTGGCTTTGTTGCGCCATCCATTCTGATGCTGGCCTACACAAGCCCGGTGACGGTTCTCATCTGGCTGCTGTTCCCGCTTTGGACAACGTTTCTTAGACAGTCGGCCCGCAAGCTCACCACACTGTCTCTGGTCAAATTGAACGGGTCTTGGCAGGAAACTCTGCACCTCGAATCCAGCACTTTGGGTATGGTACGAGTCTaccttcttcccatcctGTGCTCGTTCGCCTCCCACATATTTTTGCTGTGGACTCTGTCCCAGCCAGACGATAGGAAAGAAATGACGCGGTCGACGCTAAAGTTTATTACCATCGACGCTTTTTTTGTCGGGTTGACGGTCCTGTACTGGATCTTGGTCGAGGCCGGGTGGAGGGTGGCCGCTATGATGGTATTCACCTCGGTAGCACTTGGCCCTGGCGCGGGTGTTTGCCTGGGATGGGTCTATCGGGAAGCGACACTCAATCTTGCAGGCGCTTCTGGGAGCGGAGTGACGGTTGTGGCGGTTGGTGCCGGCCCCgggaggagagaagaagggggtgagcCAGGTGAAGGGACACCCCTCCTTCGTTAA